Proteins co-encoded in one candidate division KSB1 bacterium genomic window:
- a CDS encoding transposase, with amino-acid sequence MRSTYKIYAQEGIYFVTSTTVEWIPIFTRKKYFEIIIQSLTFCRKNKGLKIYAFIIMDNHIHMIVSGENLSQTMKEFKSFTATEIIKVAKKDNRQWLLNQLEFYKKKYKNTSTHQVWQEGFHPKQITSDEMLSQKVDYIHYNPVEAGFVKKAEDWIYSSASNYLLGTGVIEIDWLGE; translated from the coding sequence ATGAGAAGCACATACAAAATATATGCTCAAGAAGGAATTTACTTTGTCACTTCGACAACTGTTGAGTGGATACCCATCTTTACCAGAAAGAAGTACTTCGAGATCATAATTCAATCACTCACTTTTTGCCGGAAAAACAAAGGTTTGAAAATTTATGCCTTCATCATCATGGATAACCATATTCACATGATTGTTTCCGGCGAGAACTTGTCTCAAACCATGAAAGAATTTAAAAGCTTTACGGCAACAGAAATTATAAAAGTTGCAAAAAAAGATAATCGACAATGGCTACTTAACCAACTCGAATTTTATAAAAAGAAATATAAAAACACCAGCACTCATCAAGTTTGGCAAGAAGGGTTTCATCCGAAGCAAATTACATCGGATGAAATGCTAAGTCAGAAGGTTGATTATATTCACTACAATCCTGTAGAAGCAGGGTTTGTTAAAAAAGCTGAGGATTGGATTTATTCAAGCGCCTCAAATTATCTTTTAGGTACGGGGGTAATTGAGATTGATTGGCTTGGGGAGTAA